The segment GTTAGAAAATCCAAAAATAAGCATGCATGAACGTTTTTAAATTGAATGAGTTGAAGATGACTGTTTCTTGCATTAAAAGTGTTGGTTTTTCAAAGTCTTTGAAGTTGAATTGGTGGGGTGGCaatggtacagtggataagacacatgcctttggtgtgggagggGTTTGATTCTCACTGCAACATTTccaccaacgtgtccctgagcaagacacttaagtgctccagaggcatgcgacctctgatatatacacacacacacacacacacacacacacacacacaggtgctggtcatataattagaatatcatcaaaaagttgatttatttcagtaattccattcaaaaagttaaacttgtataatttatacattcattccacacagactgatatatttcaagtgttcattccttttaattttgatgattataactgacaactaatgaaaaccccaaaatcagtatctcagaaaattagaatattgtgaaaaggttcaatattgaagacacctggtgccacactctaatcagctaattaaatcaaaacctgcaaaggcctttaaatggtctctcagtctagttatgtaggctacacaaccatggggaagactgctgacttgacagctgtcaaagacgaccattgacaccttgcacaaggagggcaagacagaaaaggtcattgctaaagaggctggctgttcacagagctctgtgtccaagcacattaatagagaggcaaagggaaggaaaagatgtggttgaaaaaagtgtacaagcaatagggataaccgcaccctggagaggactgtgaaacaaaacccattcaaaaatgtgggggagattcacaaagagtggactgcagctggagtgcgtggtgcttcaagaaccaccacgcacagacgtatgcaagacacgggtttcagctgtcgcattccttgtgtcaagccactcttgaacaagacacagcgtcagaagcgtcttgcctgggctaaagacaaaaaggactggactgctgctgagtggtccaaagttatgttctctgatgaaagtaaattttgcatttcctttggaaatcaaggtcccagagtctggaggaagagaggagaggcacagaatccacgttgcttgaagtcaagtgtaaagtttccacagtcagtgatggtttggggtgccatgtcatctgctggtgttggtccactgtgttttctgaggtccaaggtcaacgcagcagTCTACCatgaagttttagagcacttcatgcttcctgctgctaaccaactttatggagatggagatttcattttccaacaggacttggcacctgcacacagtgccaaagctaccagtacctggtttaaggaccatggtatccctgttcttaattggccagcaaacttgcctgaccttaaccctatagaaaatttATGGGGTATtttgaagaggaagatgcgatacgccacacccaacaatgcagaagagctgaaggccactatcagaacacctgagcagtgccacagactgatcgactccatgccacgccgcattgctgcagaaattcaggcaaaaggatccccaactaagtactgagtgctgtacatgctcatacttttcatgttcatacttttcagttggccaacatttctaaaaatcctttttttgtattggtaagtaatattctaatttttggagatactgaatttgggattttcattagttgtcagttttattcatcacaattaaaggaaataaacatccctctctttctttctctctctctctctctctctctctctctctctctctctctctctctctctctctctctctctctctctctctctctctctccctctctctctccttcacccccaaccggtcgaggcagatggccgccaaccctgagccatggttctgctcgaggtttctgcctcttaaaaggaagtttttccttgcctctgtcgcctagtgcttgctcttggtgggaactgttgggcttctgtaaatatcatcacagagtacggtctagacctgctcttttatgaaaagcgctgtgagataactgttgttgtgatttggcgctatataaataaaattgaattgaattgaNNNNNNNNNNNNNNNNNNNNNNNNNNNNNNNNNNNNNNNNNNNNNNNNNNNNNNNNNNNNNNNNNNNNNNNNNNNNNNNNNNNNNNNNNNNNNNNNNNNNaaggtcccagagtctggaggaagagaggagaggcacagaatccacgttgcttgaagtcaagtgtaaagtttccacagtcagtgatggtttggggcgccatgtcatctgctggtgttggtccactgtgttttctgaggtccaaggtcaacgcagccgtctaccaggaagttttagagcacttcatgcttcctgctgctgaccaactttatggagatgcaaatttcattttccaataggacttggcacctgcacacagtgccaaagctaccagtacctggtttaaggaccatggtatccctgttcttaattggccagcaaactcgcctgaccttaaccctatagaaaatctatggggtattgtgaagaggaagatgcgatacgccagacccaacaatgcagaagagctgaaggccactatcagagcaacctgggctctcataacacctgagcagtgccacagactgatcgactccatgccacgccgcattgctgcagtaattcaggcaaaaggagccccaaccaAGTATTGAGTGccgtacatgctcatacttttcatgttcatacttttcagttggccaaacatttcaaaaaatccttttttttgtagtggtcttaagtaatattctaattttcggagatactgaattaaaaacattgaatgcaatgaaacaatgaaaaacatttgaaatatatcagtctgtgtgtaatgaatgaatataatatctaagtttcactttttgaatggaattactgaaataaatcaactttttgatcatattctaattatatgaccagcacctgtatagcaactgtaagttgctttggataaaagcgtcagcttaaTGTAATGAATTGTCCTTCAACATGGACACAAGGGGAGCTTTGAAGGATGATTCCCatgtaacacatttttaaagtcaACCTAATTAGATTTTTATACCTTACCTAATCAACTGAAACCAATGGCTGCTTGGAAGGTGGTAAAttaatcattacattttttggGAAATGGTCGGCAGTCAAGTGAAGTATACCAGATTTATACTTAAAGGGCTAAGACATGCAAACCCACTATTATGGTCCTTTAAATAGACATACTAATGAAAACTGTGAATAAAAACCATGaactaaaacatttttacacctGCCACCTCATCTGGTTGACTCACCCTGTTTTCACTGGTGTCTGGATTCAGCCACTTGGGAAGATAATCTGCTGCTTCAATCAGAAGAAACTCTCCATCATTGTCCTCAAttcttcacacacaaacatgaaatgGAAGTTAGAAGCAGAAAGCAAATGACAATCAACTGAAAGTGATCCATATTTGAGCTCTTTAAATGGTAATCAAATCATTCTTTTTTCAAACTCAAAGCACATGTTTTGTCTCACCTGGCTGCAAGCTCTGGGAAGGCTTCTGTTATTTGCTGTAGGAGGTAAACAATAAACCACTCATCCTCCACATTGTCCCCAAACTGAGTGCTACCTCCAATGTGAGCAGGGACACCTcctgtaaaaataataaaaataattctttAGTCAGTCTTTAGTGTGGGTTGCATTATAGCACTTACTCTCAAAAAGGTACATATACCTTTCTCAGGATGATACTTGAGGTTGAATGACTGATGCTGCCAGATGTATTGTATCAGGAGTGGGGCAACCTTCGCCAGAACTTCCTCCACTAGATGTGTGAGATGTTCCTCAGACTGCTGTGAAGTTGAACCGTCTGGCTGGATCAAGAAGAGTTTGTACTGAACCATGTCCTCCTGAACCACTCTCCTCTGCAGGGCGTCCATTGtagcagtttttaaaaagaccTAATAAAAAGACAGCAGGCCACATCGATATACATAAATGTATGGTGGGAAAATAATACATGGATTGATCTTTGTACTGTCTCTAGATTGAACTAGAAAGTTGGAGTATAATTTGTAAAAGCATTAGTTGAAGGCTCACTCGACTGGATAACACAGGTAACCGCTGACAACTTATTACTATTGATATTCAGGACAGAGTGTCGGTCGACCTTACCTTGTTTTTAATTCTGAGATATTATGTCAGTGAAGTCCAGAGAGATTTAAATGCTGTAAACAATAACACTTTTTAACTTCTCCGTACGCTGCTTTCACGCCATCTGTCTCTGTTTGGTCCTACTGTGAGTTTTACTCGACTATCCCAATGGTGTAACAAATAATAGGTCCTACATTTAATATTAACCAATTTTCGCTATTCTACAGATAAAAATAACCCACAGTATGATTAAATTACAGAGAAAATAGCACGCATTTCTACTGCATTCAAATCTGtttaaaattcaaataattaattacACAATACGCATGTTTTATTTTAGCCTCACCCCCATCGGACACATTTTAGCAACGCAGCCACGTTGTCGCAATGGATTTTGGGAGTTGTAGTGAATAGCCAATGGTGTACGGCTATTGTGAGGTTATCCGAAATCTATTTCCCGTGAGACCACGGGGACGTGAAGTTGCGTATCCATGACAGCCgtagtattgttgttgttggtggtgctaacattagcaaagCAAACCTTCTGAGGTGGCGATAGCTAACGTTGTTTAAAGATGTAAACCTAATTCATTGGCAACTACTGGCCACACAAGATGCTTATTTAGTGTAGCAAGGTTAACGCTAATCTAAAAGGAAATGTATTTTGAGGAATTATTCAATGCTGTTCGTGCCTTGTTGGTGTTTTATCTGTCCGTCcatgtaacattagctagcttATTTTTAGACGTAGCCTCCTCCTAACATTAACAGTTAGAAACAACGTTAGCATCTGTAGCCAAGTCCCCGTTCAGCTTCCTTGCACTAAGGGTGTTTATCTGCGGACTAGAGGAAATGTCAGACCTCCCTCTAACATTAGACTGTTCCCAGCGAGTCCAGGACGTGGAGGCAAGAATGAGAGACGAGGGCTTGAGCCTTTAAATCGGAGACAAAGGGAGAATGATTTCACGATACAGCAGAAGACCTGTATCACACAAACTCGAGATGTGAGTACCGAACACAAAGGGTCAGGGATGAAGGGCTGAGCACTGTAAACAAGGTTTTCACTGCTGTCAGAGGCTGGTTAGGTGAGAATAGTGATTGACTTGTCATCACTATCGAATAACagtgtaaaattatatttttattgatcCAGTTAGTGACGGTTCATCTGTCACACCAAGCTCTGTCGCCTGGTTTAAACAGACATAATATACAGCAAATGATAATGTCCAGCAATTCAATTGGAAAAcgcatttatttttgttttaactgcCAAGCCACATTATCATTTGAAGGAACAATATTCCCTGTTTTCCCATGCTTTGGAAAATGGCCGGCAGTAAAGTGATTTGTATTTAAAGGGCTAAGACATTCAAAACCACTCCTATGGTGATTTAAACAGATACATCAACAAGAATTATGATGAATAAAGACCACAGTCATataaaacatcatcatcatattgTTTATATCAGCTCACTCTTTACCCTGGTGTGTCTCTTTTTTTAGTCTGTATTCGAATTATGTTCTCAATCTGTCTTTTATGCAGTCGTGGGTTGTCCCGAAGCAGCCTCGACCACCACCCTCTCCCAGAGGGAGCAGGCGATAACCAAACACCTCAGCGCTACCTCCATGACCTCCAGGAAGCTGTGTCCGCTCACAACAGGTAACCTTGTGACAGGAGTCCTGGTCGCAAGGAGACAAACCTTGCAGGCAATGCCAGAATTAGGTGAACATCGAACTTCTTTCCGCTAGTATACCCACACACATACTCTTGCCTGTCTATTTTGTAATGTTACACTGTCTTGAATGGACAGCTGATTCTCAGGCCTCTTGATATGTGAAACAAGACACTCAGAAGCAGTAGATTAATTGATATCATATTGCCTCCTTCAGATGTACActcaaaagaataaataatgaGGCGGGCTGTTGACATATTCAATTTCTTTGACATTTGCCCTTTATTTTCCACTTTGAAACCTTGCCTATGATTCTGTCAGCAAGGAACAGGGGGTGTTGGTAACATAGATTGTGAGCTATATCCCCGACATGAAACATGTCTTCTCAAACTGTATATAAACCTGACAACTTCCGTATCCTTTCTGTGTAGCTCAGGGACGTCTGCTGCCTCAGGCCACTCTGACTGTCCCACCGTCATCTCAGTAGACTCCAACCAGTCCTGGTCAGGTATCCACAGCTCCACGGGTACTGGCATTTCTACAGAGAGGAGCTCTGTTTTCTCCTGGGGCTATGATGTAAGTCTGCTCCTGCAAAAATAATCTTAATGTGAAGTGATGATGCCGGCCTTACTCTGTTTGTCTCGCAAAATACATGCACAAGTgtgttcacacatacacaacattGGTTTTGTTCTACCTCTCTGTTATTCTGTTGTAAAGATGAAAATACTTAACcaaaatgttttcatgcatGTGTTATTTAATGTCAGCTTTTGATTTACTTTTACTAACATCTCTAAGTAACACCTTTTGGCAAACCTGTGGAAAACCACAGAACAGCATACAACCAGTCAGTGCATCATACCTTAGATGCCTTGTTTGTCTGCAACTTCTTTGAATATGCAAGGCCTGATTCCACTGGGTATTGGTTTGTTGTTATGCTGTGCTTACTAGCCTCAGCTGGTCCTACAAAACTTTTCCAGGACTCAATGATTTATTTAGTTGGTTGTCCTCAAGCTGCTTctgaggaaaaaagaaaaagaaaaactcagTTGCGCAATCTAACTTACTCCCAACTAacctctttgtctctgtctctctcttgttgttttgttatagCCTATAAACAATACAGCTTgaccacaaacacatacacatatccCTAAGGGCTGTAGGAGCTAATTATTATGCATATTGAAGCTTGCcattagatttaaaaaaatgtctgtgttgCCAATAACTGATGAACAGACTAAAATGTAGCAGCTTTCATTCAAAGAGCCGTGTATGAGAACAGAGGCATGACTAGCtttcttgtctctgtctgttttttctgtccCATAGGAGTTCGACAAGGCAGCGTCCCGGCAGGTACAGCAAATGTTTGAGGAGATCGACAAGGAGCTGTACGAGGGGAGAGGCAGCGGAGGAGGGATACTCCAGGGGCTCCAGGATGAATGTCAACAGTGGGCCACTCGTTTCCCACATCTTCGGTATGTTTTCCACATTTTCTGCCAACCTTATGGCCTTTTACACCTGTGTGAAACGCCGCGGCAGGGAGATCAAAAATTAATGTCGATTGCAGAGACAtacctggaaaaaaaaatccattcaaTGTGTGATTCAATcatcaagttatttttttttttacatatttattcactgtgtttgtgtatcgCTCAGGATCCTGGGGATGCAGCTGGTGTGTCCCAGTGACGAGGGCTTCCAGTGGTATGCTACTTCAGGGAGAGGCAGCTCTGCCAGCAGCCAATCAGCAGGCAAAGAGAGCAGCATGAAGTCCCAGGAGAAAGATAGGGGCGACACAGAGTAAGTCTTACCTGCACTGACTCACTGGTTGACAAGGTCAATGTTAGCCTGTTAGATAAATTCCCCTGATGTAAGTTACATTTTACCATCTTTTCtcgttcttttttttaacatacagcACTAGGTCTAACAGTGTAATTTGGTTGTGACATCTTGTGGTCGTCATTATGTATACTAATTCGAAACATATATACATCAATCAGGCATTGGAATTGCATCGCTCAGAAACAGCTAAGGTCAAGTTTATTTGGCCATTGATATTAGCAAATTctactgtatgtattatttaaagaaattgaaaaaaagaaagaattttaaaaaagcgTTAGAAATATTACGCCTTTCTGTCTCGAGTGGCTCTTGGCTAATGTCAGTGCATCAATTATAGAGGAGTTGTGGCTGACTCTGTGGTTTTGTGACCTAGATGCTCTGACTTGTTAATCAAGTCTCTGGGTCAAAGTCATGTTGGCTATCTGTGAACAGTTGCTAGGACTGCCACTTTTGATGGGAGACTGGTTGTAAAGGAGGCAGTGCCACTGTCTAACTACTCAAAACTGAATTTAATAATGGATTTAACACAAAAGTAGAGGATGGACAATACTATGTGTCTGTATTAATGTCAAACATGAAATGTGTTAGTGTGAGTTTGTGCATGCATTTGCATATTGTAAAAGTTTGTGTCATGGTTTTCCATCTGCTTTTGAGCCTGGAGTTATCAGTTGgagtttatttgttatttatagaAATCATACAAGTTCAAGCTGCTTTTATTACCAACCGGCTAGGCTGGTGGAATTAGTCTCAGTACAGATGGAATAGttaagggcatcactttgtgttgaaaagtggtggggacctTTGAGGGcttagattaggggtgtgatggaACACTTAGCCCACGAGACATGACACTGCACAAGATTCGGGTCACGAGAACAAGGAAAAGAATATATTCTAATACTATTtcgaaaaatatttattgatgaaatagaCAATTGGGGGGTCTGGGGATTTTTCCACCAGAAGATTTTGAAACtaattttgaattaaatgaatttcctgcattctggagacgtTTTCTGCACTAAtttgtggtggaaatgtttatttatattgagGAAAACACGAAATTCAGGTGGGCAGTGACAATTCagagtataaaaatataatagaataaaaTGCAGTAAACGGTagcttaatttttaatttttttagtttaagttacttttttttgacAACGCagatgtttcttctatatttccattgcattgcaggttttcatATTGGGCAAAgtaacctttctcaaagcattttcatttgttaattaacattttgcGTTGTGTCTGTGAGCGTACCATACTATGTTTACATGTTAAGGTGCTTAACTGTGTGTGCCCATGTCTTGTTTGGAAAGGTTGAACGTGCAGGGCAGGAGAGCGGCGCTGATCAAGTCCTCCTCAGCAGAGTTGGATGGGCCTCCTGGCTCCTCCGGTAGCTCCAGCGGTCATGACATGCCGAGAGTGATTGAAGTGGAGGGTCTGATGGAGGAGTACCTGGCTTTTGATAGCAGGGACTTGTGAGTTACTCAATTTCCCTAATGCGAcacagtattatttttattccagAAACGAAATCGAAACCTCAGTTGTTGTCAAGGTATTGttcagttttgttaaaatgattCTCTATATCTGTGTGTCGTCTACAGGGAAGATGAGTGGGAGCAGGATTGTCCGAACTCGGGTCGGAAGCATCACTGTCTGCCCCCTGTCTCGCCACATCAGTGTCGCCGTCAAGCTGTTCTCGACCTGCTGTTTGATGATGTGTGGTGGCAGCTGGTTGGATGGATGAAAGAGCTAGTTCAACGCCACTGGGAATGCTGCACCTCAAGTAGGGCTGAATTAAGCTATTTTGCACGCATTAGCCCTGACTTATATCAACAAATGTCCTTTCTTATGCACGGTGTTTGAAAgtgattgtgtatgtgtgattggCAGATGATGAAAAGATTTCAGGGAACTTGAGCCCTGAGCAGCAAGACTCCCAGAATCCCTTCATGCTGCTCTCCATGCTGCCCACGATGCTGCCCAAACTTGGCCAGAGCAGGGTGCCCCCGCTCACAGCTGGCCTGCAGTTCCAGGTCAGtggtctggggggggggggggggggggggggggggggggggggggggactgagAGGCAGCCGGGGAGGTTACTGTGAGCCTCATTTCACTTTCatcactgtttttctttttaaaaatctatcTATCCGCACCTTTTAACTGATGTGATGAAACATATTTAACGCTGATAAAATAAGATAACGTTAGGATATATATACTATACATGGGGTCTTCACTGACTTTAGAGTCACATGTCTGTTCCACAGTCCACACTTGATTGTCACCCTTTTTCACTCCTGTCTGTTGCTCTTTCAGTCTTTTGGTGCTTCCAGTTCATTAACTTATAtcactgttttctttccttccctctttACTCTTTGCCCTTCACCTTGccaatgtgtttatgtgtaccttctgtttcttttgtctttttttaccttcattatttttctttctttctctctgtttttctttttgtccctCTATGTTCTTTACCCTTCTTTACCATTCCTTTCTTCCGTACCCACTATTTTTCTTTGGTCATGCgttttttcctcttttaaagAACACAAAGTCAAGGGGCTCAAAGCACAAGTCCAGACGGAAATCCAAAAAGCAGAAAAGGCCTTCCACTGTATGTAACTCCCTCACTTTGAGCCAAAATGGCGGCGTGTTGTGTGCACGCCGTCCATGGCGGCTCATTGTCTTTACCTCTAGAATAAATGTGCTTGCGCCTGTTGATTAACACAAAAGCTTCACCgatgtttatctttttaattaacTGCAACTTATTTACAACATGAACTTTGATTTTCTTTAGatctttcttttccttcacAACAAGAATGTCggaatgctttgtttttgttagttattgtttttgtggcAGTGTAAGTCTTATGAATGTTTTTGGTTGGTAGCATAGCTGATATGGGGTCGTCCTGACATCACTGCATGAATTGACGATATGCTGTATCTTACATAAGGAATTAACTAACTATGTGACCGCTGGCCTATATTATGTCTCTTGTCCCCTCTTACCTCTCACTGTCCTTGCCCCCTTAATCATTCCTGTCTTTTCCTTTCATCCCTCTCCTTTACCTTCCCCCACCATCCCTCTGTCTCATTACTTTCTCCCCTTTCTGTTACACCGTTCCCCAGGCCGGAAGGGTCCCGGTAGG is part of the Micropterus dolomieu isolate WLL.071019.BEF.003 ecotype Adirondacks linkage group LG15, ASM2129224v1, whole genome shotgun sequence genome and harbors:
- the fam149b1 gene encoding protein FAM149B1; translated protein: MISRYSRRPVSHKLEIRGLSRSSLDHHPLPEGAGDNQTPQRYLHDLQEAVSAHNSSGTSAASGHSDCPTVISVDSNQSWSGIHSSTGTGISTERSSVFSWGYDEFDKAASRQVQQMFEEIDKELYEGRGSGGGILQGLQDECQQWATRFPHLRILGMQLVCPSDEGFQWYATSGRGSSASSQSAGKESSMKSQEKDRGDTELNVQGRRAALIKSSSAELDGPPGSSGSSSGHDMPRVIEVEGLMEEYLAFDSRDLEDEWEQDCPNSGRKHHCLPPVSPHQCRRQAVLDLLFDDVWWQLVGWMKELVQRHWECCTSNDEKISGNLSPEQQDSQNPFMLLSMLPTMLPKLGQSRVPPLTAGLQFQAGRVPVGAAATQHNLNDLIVIHSIPLQQRNLGVLDRNHEQEERACHRPGSSAAPSSKPRPRRTLEQSSSSLSRPAQSARRRNPPPRTLLPLVPSLSQSSAVGSMDEVIRGTRLPTASDRLTSPLLPLSRNTLLPPISTGDPDASHSGQQSKPAQRHKGPSSRAHSAINDEAGGSIPRDRHHLLDIFSRPNTTHTYRSDTPYRRSFTVLDNIGQGRPGRASVGTDSLGIGVTGISIGISSTSFLDSFSHHPLGHSPIKDEEEPDPQAPVPGPLVPVSVPPRSYTRGGISSRASRPGL